The following are from one region of the Pseudodesulfovibrio piezophilus C1TLV30 genome:
- a CDS encoding outer membrane protein assembly factor BamD — MRSSRVFVSILVLCLVSGCALIDKFFLPPPDDTAQELYEAGMESMGEKEFSTAQGYFTNLKDRFPFSPYALKAELALGDAYFLDEKYQLSLDAYKEFEALHPSNSEIPYVLFQIGKGNYNLFKSIDRRQENIKEGLEYFYRLEETYPDSKYAKTARELIVQSRRILAEHEVYIADFFWRTEQYGPAWHRYQYVVENFSDIKDLRDYARKRAEYSYFEYQKTISEEERLRIQGSWKLWLKEWL, encoded by the coding sequence ATGCGTTCATCGCGCGTTTTTGTGTCCATACTCGTGCTTTGTCTCGTGTCTGGTTGTGCACTGATTGATAAATTTTTTCTTCCTCCTCCAGATGATACTGCACAGGAACTCTATGAGGCCGGTATGGAATCCATGGGGGAAAAAGAATTTAGCACAGCGCAAGGGTATTTTACGAATCTTAAAGATCGTTTCCCGTTCAGTCCATATGCCCTGAAGGCCGAATTGGCTTTGGGTGATGCCTATTTTCTTGATGAAAAATATCAACTCTCTTTGGATGCATATAAAGAGTTTGAGGCTCTTCATCCCAGCAACTCAGAAATCCCATATGTTCTTTTCCAGATTGGAAAAGGTAACTATAATTTATTCAAATCAATTGATAGGCGTCAGGAAAATATCAAGGAAGGACTAGAGTATTTTTATCGTCTAGAAGAAACTTATCCTGACTCAAAATACGCGAAGACCGCGCGCGAGTTGATTGTGCAGAGTCGAAGAATACTCGCAGAGCATGAAGTTTATATTGCGGATTTCTTTTGGCGTACTGAACAATATGGCCCAGCATGGCATCGGTATCAGTATGTTGTTGAAAATTTTTCAGACATTAAAGATTTGCGGGATTATGCCAGAAAAAGGGCAGAGTATTCATATTTTGAGTATCAAAAGACGATCTCGGAAGAGGAACGTTTGCGTATTCAAGGAAGTTGGAAGCTCTGGCTTAAGGAGTGGCTATAA
- the fusA gene encoding elongation factor G translates to MGKSNAPSAKALQNLRNIGIIAHIDAGKTTLSERILYYSGKIHRIGEVHEGTATMDYMPEEQERGITITSAVTSCQWDPCMINIIDTPGHVDFTIEVERSLRVLDGAVGVFCGVSGVEPQSETVWRQSEAYHVPKIVFVNKMDRLGACFEGVVNSITEKLGALALPIQFPDGEGVDFKGVFDLVSMKRLEFDAESNGEIFESVELSEDEIDRLAPWRERLLEVASDEDEEILELYLGGEDIPPAKIRSALRKGTLERRFVPVLVGSALKNIGVQPVLDAVCDYLPSPLDVPPAMGIDPTSRKKSAFKVSHKEPLSALVFKVVMDSGRKLAMMRLYSGKITTTVPVYNVTQGKSERVARLFRLHAGRKEKIDVAYAGDMIGATGMKFARTGDTLCSEESPLLLEQIADYKPVISLAIEPRNSEEAEKLDEALEKYLLEDPTLNLKRDGDTDQIILSGMGELHLIVVLERLKREYKLEPRAGKPQVVYQETVMTKAQGSGEFHRELGDAMHYGKVLLSVEPRERGQGCKISFEFAYDEWPDTWVEAVEDGISDGLQSGTVRGYPVQDIRVRVLGMERIDGQSTPVGYRMASAGALKQALSLASPKLMEPIMWIEVNVPENFVGEVVGLLGSLGAKIENMLDKAGHKIVQGLAPLESLFGFSTELRSATQGRAGFIMKFHRFDVLE, encoded by the coding sequence ATGGGCAAAAGCAATGCTCCTTCTGCGAAAGCTTTGCAGAATCTTCGCAATATAGGGATTATCGCTCATATTGATGCGGGAAAAACTACTCTCTCAGAGAGGATATTGTATTATTCAGGGAAGATACATAGGATTGGGGAGGTTCATGAAGGGACAGCCACCATGGACTATATGCCAGAGGAACAGGAGCGAGGGATTACGATCACTTCTGCGGTAACATCATGCCAATGGGACCCGTGCATGATTAATATCATTGATACTCCTGGGCATGTTGATTTTACCATTGAAGTTGAGCGTTCTCTGAGGGTTTTAGATGGTGCCGTTGGTGTCTTTTGTGGTGTAAGCGGAGTAGAGCCACAATCGGAAACAGTGTGGAGGCAAAGTGAAGCCTATCATGTGCCAAAAATAGTTTTTGTCAATAAAATGGATCGTCTCGGTGCTTGCTTTGAAGGGGTTGTCAATTCTATAACTGAGAAGCTGGGGGCCTTGGCTCTCCCCATTCAGTTCCCGGATGGAGAAGGGGTTGATTTCAAAGGGGTCTTTGATCTTGTTTCAATGAAACGACTTGAGTTTGATGCTGAGTCAAATGGGGAGATCTTTGAATCGGTTGAACTCAGTGAAGACGAGATTGACAGACTTGCTCCTTGGAGAGAACGACTTCTTGAAGTTGCTTCGGATGAGGATGAAGAAATTTTGGAATTATATCTGGGTGGGGAAGATATACCACCTGCGAAAATACGTTCAGCTCTTCGCAAGGGAACGCTTGAAAGGCGTTTTGTGCCGGTTTTAGTTGGTTCGGCACTCAAAAATATTGGCGTGCAGCCGGTGTTGGATGCTGTCTGCGATTACCTTCCAAGCCCGCTTGATGTCCCCCCTGCTATGGGAATTGATCCAACATCCAGAAAAAAGAGTGCTTTTAAGGTCTCTCATAAAGAACCGCTTTCTGCCCTTGTGTTTAAAGTGGTCATGGACTCAGGGCGTAAGTTGGCCATGATGCGGCTTTATTCAGGAAAGATCACGACGACAGTACCAGTCTATAATGTGACACAGGGGAAGTCTGAACGTGTCGCCCGTCTATTTCGTCTTCATGCTGGACGAAAGGAAAAAATAGATGTGGCTTATGCAGGTGATATGATTGGTGCAACGGGAATGAAATTTGCGCGGACTGGGGATACTCTCTGCTCTGAGGAATCCCCTCTTCTTTTAGAACAGATTGCCGATTATAAGCCCGTTATTTCACTTGCGATAGAGCCACGAAACTCTGAAGAGGCAGAGAAGCTTGATGAAGCGCTTGAAAAATATCTTTTGGAAGACCCGACTCTGAACTTGAAACGCGACGGTGATACCGATCAGATTATTCTATCAGGGATGGGTGAGCTTCATCTCATTGTCGTTTTGGAAAGATTAAAGCGCGAATATAAATTGGAACCAAGGGCTGGAAAGCCTCAAGTTGTTTATCAGGAAACTGTTATGACCAAGGCTCAGGGCAGTGGGGAATTCCATAGAGAACTGGGTGATGCCATGCACTATGGTAAGGTCTTGCTTTCAGTGGAGCCACGAGAGCGCGGGCAGGGATGTAAGATTTCGTTTGAATTCGCTTATGATGAATGGCCTGATACTTGGGTTGAAGCTGTAGAGGATGGTATTTCTGATGGTCTTCAAAGTGGCACTGTCCGAGGCTATCCTGTGCAGGATATACGGGTACGGGTTCTTGGAATGGAACGGATAGACGGTCAATCAACTCCCGTCGGCTATCGTATGGCATCTGCAGGAGCTCTCAAACAGGCTCTGTCTTTGGCATCTCCCAAGCTGATGGAACCGATTATGTGGATTGAAGTTAATGTGCCGGAGAATTTTGTGGGAGAAGTTGTGGGGCTTCTGGGCTCTCTTGGGGCAAAAATAGAAAACATGCTTGATAAGGCTGGTCATAAGATTGTACAGGGTCTTGCGCCATTGGAAAGTTTGTTTGGGTTTTCGACCGAATTGCGTTCAGCGACGCAGGGCCGAGCTGGTTTTATCATGAAATTTCATCGGTTTGATGTTTTGGAGTAG
- a CDS encoding DUF2062 domain-containing protein → MSDLRRHSLEEGKSRDKKDWLIGSKRWFKYWYLRLMRQNSSPKNLAAAMALGMFIGAMPIIPFQSIVVIALAFLFRVNKLAAWLATCYSNAATMVPFYYFLFKVGNSVTSFSNVVFDPQNLEMAKMISAGWDVFLIMFVGGLAFGVPATIITYFFSLYIIRRYRKRRAIKQLRKRTGN, encoded by the coding sequence GTGAGTGACCTCCGTCGACATTCTCTTGAAGAGGGAAAAAGTAGAGACAAGAAAGACTGGCTGATTGGTTCCAAGAGGTGGTTTAAATACTGGTATTTACGCCTGATGCGTCAAAATTCTTCGCCGAAGAATTTGGCTGCTGCCATGGCCCTTGGTATGTTCATCGGAGCCATGCCAATAATTCCCTTCCAGTCGATTGTTGTTATTGCGTTGGCATTTCTCTTCAGAGTCAATAAGCTGGCAGCGTGGCTTGCGACGTGTTATTCCAACGCTGCGACAATGGTTCCCTTTTATTACTTCCTTTTTAAGGTGGGGAATTCGGTCACTTCTTTTAGTAATGTTGTGTTCGATCCACAGAATCTGGAAATGGCAAAGATGATCTCTGCGGGATGGGATGTTTTTCTGATCATGTTTGTCGGCGGTTTGGCTTTTGGGGTTCCAGCTACAATAATAACATATTTTTTCTCATTATATATAATCAGGCGTTATCGGAAGCGCCGCGCGATCAAACAACTCAGAAAGAGAACTGGTAACTGA
- a CDS encoding methyl-accepting chemotaxis protein, translated as MKIKSHWLLLVFWFFLCGVFGLAFVVGNGGAFSGAVIVSFIIIVGGMIYIRASQKKFYKVLDELVEPSFLEKKICFEPTTNFEKSVCSLASVLREKQKAISFYEESLKNIGSPLFIFDQMGRIIWVGSPALALVQRTPTQVIGFSFAQAFFNETVPTEVEKALQSHQSVIVSLERKLWDGRPLKGKMFVNPVIASDDQIGAVGFFVDTTELIEQAQATQQERIIHAGETLSGLAEHLASATELLSASADDQAQGAKKQRSQTEAVASAMEEMTGTVINVAQNAAATSDAAKDAQQSAAQGVSMVNKAVAAITGVAESTDTLGHQISELDSQAGDIGKIINTISEIADQTNLLALNAAIEAARAGEAGRGFAVVADEVRKLAEKTVLATKDVSEVIQNIQKQSHDASDTMRTTEHLVLESTDLSNLAGDALQQILTSMDNMVARVSQIATAAEQQSTAAELINRSIDEIAEIASDSDEAADQAAGATRDLAGLARELLGVANEFMHGGGEGRLLESGTTLNGVLPIITQDFIRQTYGAEAYDGLQEEMGIKTFLPTESYSDSVMMEMAELLSALEGVAVRDFFLDLGRVTIKKFHEMYPQHFQDEPLKNFYLRMNDIYGELLSKNNGVRLPSFTFEDKGDELFINYRSGRGFFDFFEGVLLGAADFKGEKVSIAIKPLDENTARAEILFYGKA; from the coding sequence ATGAAGATCAAATCTCACTGGTTGCTTCTGGTTTTTTGGTTTTTTTTATGTGGGGTCTTTGGCTTGGCTTTTGTTGTGGGGAATGGGGGGGCTTTTAGCGGGGCAGTAATTGTCTCATTTATCATTATAGTGGGTGGGATGATTTATATACGGGCCTCGCAAAAGAAATTTTACAAGGTTCTTGATGAGCTAGTCGAGCCGTCCTTTTTGGAAAAAAAAATTTGTTTTGAACCTACCACAAATTTTGAAAAGTCAGTTTGTTCCTTGGCTTCGGTTTTGCGAGAAAAGCAAAAGGCCATATCTTTTTATGAAGAATCTTTGAAGAATATTGGGAGCCCTCTTTTTATTTTTGATCAAATGGGGCGGATAATTTGGGTTGGATCACCTGCTTTGGCGCTTGTGCAAAGAACGCCTACCCAGGTGATTGGCTTTTCCTTTGCACAGGCCTTCTTTAATGAAACAGTTCCAACTGAGGTTGAGAAAGCGCTCCAAAGTCATCAATCGGTCATAGTTTCCCTTGAGCGGAAACTGTGGGATGGCAGACCTCTTAAGGGCAAAATGTTTGTGAATCCGGTGATTGCTTCTGATGATCAAATTGGAGCTGTGGGTTTTTTTGTGGATACGACTGAGTTGATAGAGCAGGCTCAGGCGACGCAGCAAGAACGTATTATTCATGCAGGAGAAACATTGAGCGGGCTTGCTGAACATTTAGCATCAGCAACGGAACTTTTATCTGCCTCTGCGGATGATCAAGCTCAGGGAGCGAAAAAACAGCGTAGTCAAACGGAAGCAGTCGCTTCAGCCATGGAAGAAATGACAGGGACTGTTATTAATGTTGCCCAGAATGCCGCGGCAACAAGTGATGCTGCGAAAGACGCACAACAGTCTGCTGCTCAAGGTGTTTCTATGGTAAACAAAGCTGTTGCAGCGATTACTGGGGTCGCCGAATCCACCGATACGTTGGGCCATCAAATTTCCGAACTTGATTCTCAAGCTGGAGATATAGGGAAAATAATCAACACTATAAGTGAGATAGCTGATCAAACTAATTTGCTCGCTCTCAATGCTGCTATTGAGGCTGCGCGGGCTGGCGAAGCAGGGCGAGGCTTTGCTGTGGTAGCAGATGAAGTCCGAAAATTGGCTGAAAAAACAGTTTTGGCAACCAAAGATGTTTCGGAAGTTATTCAAAATATTCAAAAACAGTCACATGATGCATCAGACACAATGCGAACGACAGAACATCTCGTTCTGGAAAGTACAGATTTGTCTAATTTGGCAGGCGATGCTCTTCAGCAAATTCTCACTAGTATGGATAATATGGTTGCAAGAGTCTCTCAGATTGCGACAGCCGCAGAGCAACAGTCGACAGCTGCTGAGCTGATAAATAGAAGTATTGATGAGATTGCTGAAATAGCGAGTGACTCTGACGAAGCTGCAGATCAGGCAGCAGGAGCAACACGAGATTTGGCTGGTCTGGCTCGGGAACTTTTGGGTGTTGCAAATGAATTCATGCACGGGGGTGGTGAAGGGCGCTTGCTGGAATCCGGAACAACGCTCAATGGTGTCCTTCCAATAATCACTCAGGATTTTATTCGACAAACATATGGAGCTGAAGCCTATGATGGTTTGCAAGAAGAGATGGGGATCAAGACATTTCTGCCAACGGAAAGTTATTCAGATTCGGTCATGATGGAAATGGCAGAGTTGCTCTCAGCTTTGGAAGGAGTTGCAGTAAGGGATTTCTTCTTGGATCTTGGGCGAGTTACGATTAAAAAGTTTCATGAAATGTACCCTCAGCACTTCCAGGATGAACCTTTGAAGAATTTTTATTTGAGAATGAATGATATTTACGGGGAATTACTTTCAAAAAATAACGGGGTCAGGCTGCCGAGCTTTACTTTTGAAGACAAAGGAGATGAGTTGTTTATAAACTATAGGTCTGGTCGTGGATTCTTCGATTTTTTTGAAGGGGTGCTTCTGGGGGCGGCTGATTTCAAGGGAGAAAAGGTTTCCATAGCAATCAAACCACTGGATGAAAATACAGCCAGAGCAGAAATTCTCTTCTACGGAAAAGCATGA
- a CDS encoding chemotaxis protein CheA has translation MSDDLNRQIFREEAYDLLGELEGALLELEENPDDMDLINQIFRALHTIKGSGSMFGFEDIAEFTHEVETVFDIVRNGELKVSPALCGLGLKSRDYIKSMLDGEAAADSPVRDEILDGLKDISGMGDAEEPRLVESSEVLVSPDDIEEGGESSDSVRYKIRMIPRPGSDVDESMLKSVFDELETLGEFSIVSRPQDSDGTHPLGGEWELSLDTAVGVDDVNDVFLFVDADLAIEISEFNESLSSSLNGEAEGVTTSPEQIVPTSPLAPPKTLQPTGAGTPLETPPPKLGELLIDSGELTERDVQEALQKQKPLGQILAEDGKIEPDKVEKAVQKQIEVKEREANKKRQEAMSSIRVAADKLDFLVDLVGELVIVQAQISQVVSERNDPQMTALAEELERLSDELRDSTLGIRMLPIGTSFSKFKRLVRDLSGELGKEIGLSTSGEDTELDKTVIERLGDPMVHLLRNSLDHGIETPEERQAQGKPSQGMILLSAEHSGGEVLIRITDDGRGMSTEAIREKAIERGLILRDTELTEKELLKLIFEPGFSTAKEVTNVSGRGVGMDVVKRAIDSLRGTIDIDSKPGQGTTITIRLPLTLAIIDGLQVRVENEYYVIPLSLVEECVELSRSEVEASDSAQRILHLRGEIVPYIHIRDWFDIEGDNPPIEQIVITGVEGSRVGIVVDTVIGEHQTVIKSLSRVYKDVEGISGATIKGDGSIALILDIPSLVRRVVAESK, from the coding sequence ATGTCCGACGATCTCAACAGGCAGATATTCAGAGAAGAAGCTTACGATCTCCTTGGAGAACTTGAAGGCGCTTTGCTTGAGTTGGAAGAAAATCCAGATGATATGGATTTGATTAATCAGATTTTTCGTGCCCTGCATACCATAAAAGGGTCCGGGTCCATGTTTGGATTCGAGGATATTGCCGAATTCACTCATGAAGTTGAAACTGTTTTTGATATAGTTAGAAATGGTGAACTGAAAGTTTCACCAGCTCTGTGCGGTCTTGGGCTCAAATCGCGTGATTATATCAAGTCTATGCTCGACGGTGAAGCGGCAGCAGATTCTCCTGTGAGGGATGAAATCCTTGATGGTTTGAAGGATATTTCAGGGATGGGTGATGCTGAAGAGCCCAGGCTCGTGGAAAGTTCGGAAGTTCTTGTTTCACCGGATGACATAGAGGAGGGGGGCGAATCCTCTGATTCTGTCCGCTATAAAATCAGGATGATCCCCAGACCTGGTTCAGATGTTGATGAGTCGATGCTTAAATCCGTTTTCGACGAGCTTGAAACTCTTGGGGAATTTTCTATCGTTTCCAGACCTCAAGATTCAGATGGGACACACCCACTTGGAGGTGAATGGGAACTGTCTCTTGACACTGCTGTGGGCGTGGATGATGTCAATGATGTATTTCTTTTTGTTGATGCTGATTTGGCCATTGAAATAAGTGAATTTAATGAGTCTCTATCGAGTTCTCTTAATGGGGAAGCGGAAGGAGTTACCACATCTCCTGAGCAAATTGTTCCGACTTCTCCTCTTGCACCCCCAAAAACATTGCAGCCTACAGGGGCTGGCACACCCCTTGAAACTCCGCCTCCCAAGCTTGGAGAGTTGTTGATCGATTCTGGAGAATTGACGGAAAGAGATGTTCAAGAGGCTCTCCAAAAACAGAAACCATTGGGCCAGATTCTCGCAGAGGATGGAAAGATCGAGCCGGATAAGGTTGAGAAAGCTGTTCAAAAGCAAATAGAAGTCAAGGAAAGAGAAGCCAATAAGAAACGTCAGGAAGCAATGTCTTCTATTCGAGTTGCTGCGGACAAATTGGATTTTCTTGTCGATCTTGTTGGTGAATTGGTCATTGTTCAGGCCCAGATATCTCAGGTTGTCAGTGAGAGGAATGATCCGCAAATGACTGCTCTGGCTGAGGAGCTGGAGCGTTTGAGTGATGAGTTGCGAGATTCTACTCTGGGTATACGCATGTTGCCGATTGGCACTTCCTTTTCCAAATTTAAACGGTTAGTGCGTGATCTTTCCGGTGAGCTTGGCAAGGAGATTGGACTGTCGACAAGTGGAGAAGACACTGAGCTTGATAAAACAGTGATTGAGCGACTTGGCGATCCTATGGTCCATTTATTGAGAAACAGTCTTGACCATGGAATTGAAACCCCCGAGGAGCGTCAGGCACAAGGTAAGCCATCTCAAGGGATGATTCTTCTTTCTGCCGAGCATTCCGGTGGTGAAGTCCTGATTAGAATCACGGATGATGGACGTGGGATGAGTACGGAAGCCATTCGTGAGAAAGCCATCGAACGCGGTTTGATCCTGAGAGATACCGAGTTGACAGAAAAAGAATTGCTAAAACTCATTTTCGAGCCAGGTTTCTCAACAGCAAAAGAAGTGACAAATGTCTCTGGTAGGGGAGTCGGGATGGACGTGGTCAAACGTGCCATTGATTCTTTGCGGGGGACTATCGATATTGACAGCAAACCGGGACAAGGGACGACAATTACGATTCGATTGCCTTTGACTCTGGCCATTATAGATGGTTTGCAGGTTCGCGTTGAAAATGAGTATTATGTTATTCCCTTATCCTTGGTTGAAGAGTGCGTTGAACTCTCTCGAAGTGAAGTAGAAGCGAGTGATTCTGCACAGCGAATTTTGCATCTGAGAGGGGAGATTGTCCCCTATATCCATATTCGTGATTGGTTTGATATTGAGGGAGATAACCCTCCCATTGAGCAGATTGTGATAACCGGAGTCGAAGGGAGCCGGGTTGGCATTGTCGTGGATACAGTCATCGGTGAGCATCAGACCGTCATCAAGAGTTTGAGTCGAGTTTACAAGGACGTTGAGGGCATTTCCGGAGCCACAATTAAAGGGGATGGTTCCATTGCATTGATCTTGGATATACCAAGTTTGGTTCGTCGTGTTGTGGCTGAATCCAAGTAA
- a CDS encoding protein-glutamate methylesterase/protein-glutamine glutaminase, whose protein sequence is MAKKIRVLIVDDSAVVRQTLEDILSSDPDIEVMGTASDPYVAAQRLKTEVPDVITLDIEMPRMDGLTFLQKLMKQKPIPVVICSSVAEKGTGNGLKALELGAVEIITKPKIGTKKFLEESSIRLIDKVKAAAMAKAKPASAITPIKIAPKLDADAVIPMGKSQAMGTTEKICLVGASTGGTEALKVFLEMQPPGCPPIGIVQHMPEHFTKAFANRLNSICQITVKEAEDGDPMLRGQALIAPGDKHMLLKRSGSKYYVEVKAGPLVSRHRPSVDVLFRSGARYGGGNVVAAIMTGMGDDGAKGMKELYDAGAYTIAQDEATCVVFGMPQEAIKHGGVHKVMPLQQIAGEIVKSCG, encoded by the coding sequence ATGGCAAAGAAAATTCGAGTTCTTATTGTAGATGATTCTGCTGTGGTCAGGCAAACTCTTGAAGATATATTGAGTTCCGATCCTGATATCGAGGTGATGGGAACAGCCTCAGATCCGTATGTCGCGGCCCAGCGGCTCAAGACAGAAGTTCCAGATGTCATAACGCTGGATATCGAAATGCCGCGTATGGACGGCCTGACTTTTTTGCAGAAGTTAATGAAGCAGAAACCTATTCCCGTCGTTATTTGTTCATCTGTTGCAGAGAAAGGTACAGGAAACGGTTTGAAAGCCCTGGAGCTTGGTGCTGTAGAAATTATCACCAAGCCCAAAATCGGGACAAAAAAATTTCTTGAAGAATCCAGCATTCGCCTCATTGACAAGGTCAAGGCCGCAGCAATGGCCAAAGCAAAACCTGCCAGTGCGATTACGCCAATCAAGATTGCACCCAAGCTTGATGCAGATGCGGTCATACCTATGGGAAAATCTCAAGCCATGGGGACAACGGAAAAGATATGTCTCGTGGGAGCCTCGACTGGGGGAACGGAAGCTCTTAAGGTGTTTCTTGAGATGCAGCCTCCAGGGTGCCCTCCTATTGGGATAGTCCAGCATATGCCTGAACATTTCACCAAAGCATTTGCAAATCGGTTGAACTCCATTTGTCAGATTACAGTGAAAGAAGCTGAAGATGGAGACCCCATGCTGCGTGGGCAGGCTTTGATCGCTCCGGGTGACAAGCATATGTTACTCAAGCGAAGTGGCTCTAAATATTATGTCGAAGTCAAGGCGGGACCACTTGTTTCCAGGCATCGGCCATCTGTTGACGTCTTATTTCGCTCGGGGGCGAGGTATGGAGGTGGTAATGTCGTCGCCGCTATTATGACAGGAATGGGAGATGATGGTGCCAAGGGTATGAAGGAACTCTACGATGCTGGTGCATACACTATTGCTCAAGATGAAGCGACATGTGTCGTTTTCGGGATGCCACAGGAGGCTATTAAGCACGGTGGTGTACACAAGGTGATGCCACTTCAGCAAATAGCAGGCGAAATCGTCAAAAGTTGTGGCTGA
- a CDS encoding DUF190 domain-containing protein — MKLLEKAERIRIYTGEDDKIEGRPLANVVVEQARKMGLAGATVFRGLAGFGANSRIHTSKILRLSEDLPVVIEIIDHPDRLAPLLAFLDESITEGMITKEPVHVIVYRHSQKI, encoded by the coding sequence ATGAAACTTTTGGAAAAAGCAGAACGCATAAGAATTTACACGGGCGAAGACGATAAAATTGAAGGCCGTCCACTGGCTAATGTTGTTGTTGAGCAGGCTCGCAAAATGGGACTTGCAGGAGCAACTGTTTTTCGTGGATTGGCAGGATTCGGTGCCAATAGTCGTATCCACACCAGTAAAATTCTCAGGTTGTCCGAAGATCTTCCCGTGGTCATTGAAATCATAGATCATCCGGACAGACTTGCTCCACTGCTGGCTTTTCTTGATGAATCAATCACTGAAGGAATGATCACGAAAGAACCTGTTCATGTCATTGTGTACAGACATTCACAAAAAATCTGA
- the crcB gene encoding fluoride efflux transporter CrcB codes for MTKILFLSAGGAAGTLSRYWLSGVAQKLAGGSFPAGTFAVNMLGCLFFGTVWGFFENRLLPGSEIRLLALTGFMGAFTTFSTYMFETAELVKLSQITTALFNVVGQSLVGLFLVLTGIALGRLI; via the coding sequence TTGACAAAAATACTCTTCCTTTCTGCAGGTGGTGCAGCTGGCACCCTTTCTCGATACTGGCTTTCAGGTGTAGCACAAAAATTGGCAGGAGGAAGTTTCCCCGCCGGAACCTTTGCTGTAAATATGCTGGGCTGTCTCTTCTTCGGCACTGTATGGGGATTCTTCGAAAACAGGCTCCTCCCGGGAAGTGAGATCCGCCTTTTAGCTCTCACTGGATTTATGGGAGCCTTTACCACCTTTTCAACATACATGTTTGAAACCGCAGAACTGGTCAAGCTGAGCCAAATAACAACAGCACTCTTTAATGTCGTCGGGCAAAGTCTTGTTGGACTATTCCTGGTTTTAACCGGCATCGCACTGGGTAGACTCATTTAA
- a CDS encoding class IV adenylate cyclase gives MALECELKYLNVDFKKLRNALRELGAESSGPYFETNLVFDTRERSLRESNILLRLRQKRSDVLLTVKRPPEVIIDSMLKVVEELETTVDDFDSMLAILDTLGFFISFSYEKVREKWRFMRCAICLDELPFGSFVEIEGEEHDIFQVSKLLGIQDSKTSKQTYHALNVAYRKQNGLADEESFVFTKEQKEAIDKQIGKD, from the coding sequence ATGGCACTGGAGTGTGAATTAAAATATTTGAATGTCGATTTTAAGAAGTTACGCAATGCGTTGAGAGAGCTTGGGGCTGAAAGCTCTGGGCCATATTTTGAAACAAATTTGGTTTTTGATACAAGAGAGCGGTCTTTACGGGAAAGTAATATCCTCCTGCGTCTTCGTCAAAAAAGGAGTGATGTTCTTTTAACGGTGAAACGACCACCAGAGGTTATAATCGATTCCATGTTGAAGGTTGTCGAAGAGCTTGAGACAACTGTGGATGATTTTGATTCGATGCTTGCCATCTTGGACACTCTCGGTTTTTTCATTTCTTTTTCGTATGAAAAAGTCAGAGAGAAGTGGAGATTCATGCGATGTGCAATTTGTCTGGATGAATTGCCATTTGGGTCTTTCGTTGAGATAGAAGGAGAAGAACATGATATTTTCCAAGTCTCAAAATTGCTAGGTATTCAAGATTCAAAGACTTCAAAACAGACATACCATGCCTTGAATGTAGCATATCGTAAACAGAATGGCCTGGCAGACGAGGAGAGTTTTGTCTTTACGAAAGAACAGAAAGAGGCCATCGACAAACAAATTGGGAAAGATTAG
- the clpS gene encoding ATP-dependent Clp protease adapter ClpS → MSDPFTGDHLDSELLDEREIQEPRKYKVLLHNDDYTTMDFVVEVLVRVFKKNEDQATAIMLSVHNQGYGICGIYTAEVAETKVDLVHRLAKSAGYPLKCSMEGE, encoded by the coding sequence ATGAGCGACCCTTTTACTGGTGATCACTTAGACTCAGAGCTTCTTGATGAACGTGAGATTCAAGAACCTCGAAAATACAAGGTCTTGCTGCACAATGATGATTATACGACCATGGATTTTGTTGTTGAAGTCCTCGTCCGTGTTTTCAAAAAAAATGAAGACCAGGCCACAGCTATAATGCTGTCCGTACACAATCAAGGGTACGGTATATGTGGAATTTACACCGCTGAGGTGGCAGAAACCAAGGTGGACCTGGTGCACAGGCTGGCAAAAAGTGCTGGCTATCCCCTCAAGTGCAGCATGGAAGGTGAATAA